The Kaustia mangrovi genome has a segment encoding these proteins:
- a CDS encoding amino acid ABC transporter substrate-binding protein — MNPVTKPVMASAVGLLVAVMGAIPALADTLETVRERGRLVCGVNTGLAGFSYTDSKGEWAGFDVDICRAVAAATLGDGDAVEFVPLTGKTRFTALSSGEIDILSRNTTWTYSRDTELAADFTGTTYYDGQGFLIRKAVGIESAKDLDGATVCIQTGTTTELNLSEFFLSNGMSYEPVPIESPAEAQQQYLAQSCDVYTADTSALAAARSSFADPTAHMILPEVISKEPLGPLVRHGDDRWADIVGWTVRALVAAEELGLTSENVDEQAAASKVPEVGRLLGTDGDLGAMNGLSAGWARDAIAAVGNYGEMFSRNLGTDSPIGLERGLNALWTNGGLQYAPPFR, encoded by the coding sequence ATGAACCCAGTTACGAAACCGGTGATGGCGAGCGCCGTCGGCCTGCTCGTCGCGGTCATGGGGGCGATCCCGGCCTTAGCCGACACCCTGGAGACCGTCCGCGAGCGCGGGCGGCTGGTGTGCGGTGTGAATACCGGGCTTGCCGGGTTCTCCTATACCGACAGCAAAGGCGAGTGGGCGGGCTTCGACGTGGATATCTGCCGCGCGGTGGCCGCGGCCACGCTCGGGGATGGCGATGCGGTGGAGTTCGTGCCGCTGACCGGCAAGACGCGGTTCACCGCGCTCAGCTCCGGCGAGATCGACATCCTGTCGCGGAACACGACATGGACCTATTCGCGCGACACGGAGCTTGCGGCGGACTTCACCGGCACGACCTACTATGACGGTCAGGGGTTCTTGATCCGCAAGGCGGTCGGGATCGAGTCCGCCAAGGATCTCGACGGCGCGACCGTCTGCATCCAGACCGGCACGACGACCGAGCTGAACCTGTCGGAGTTCTTCCTGTCGAACGGCATGTCCTACGAGCCGGTGCCGATCGAGTCCCCGGCGGAGGCGCAACAGCAATATCTCGCCCAGTCCTGCGACGTCTATACGGCCGACACCTCCGCGTTGGCGGCGGCCCGGTCGAGCTTTGCCGATCCGACGGCCCATATGATCCTGCCGGAGGTCATCTCCAAGGAGCCCCTCGGTCCCCTCGTCCGCCATGGCGACGACCGCTGGGCCGATATCGTCGGCTGGACCGTCCGTGCGCTGGTCGCAGCCGAGGAGCTGGGGCTCACATCCGAAAACGTCGACGAACAGGCCGCTGCGAGCAAGGTGCCCGAAGTGGGCCGCCTGCTCGGCACGGATGGCGATCTCGGGGCCATGAACGGCCTGTCGGCAGGATGGGCGCGGGACGCGATCGCCGCGGTGGGGAACTACGGCGAGATGTTCTCGCGCAATCTCGGCACCGACTCGCCCATCGGTCTGGAGCGCGGCCTGAATGCGCTCTGGACGAATGGCGGCCTGCAATACGCACCGCCCTTCCGTTGA
- a CDS encoding trans-sulfuration enzyme family protein — METSDRALAMHFLCGDRDYDDDTALTPALSQSLNYRILGPDHYEEISAPMTPNFYARRGNPNSQRLARLLAAAEGVEEGMIFASGMAAISTTMMALLQAGDHVVAQTDHYIGTNEMTNTVLPSYGVESTVVDQTSVEAFERAIRPNTKLIMLETPANPLMTVTDLSAVAALARDRGILTFCDNTFATPINQRPASHGVDIVMHSISKYIGGHHDLLGGAVLSSREIMERIWDRSMVLGSAGAPFNSWLALRGLRTLELRIERHNANALALAEMLDTHSAVSRVFYPGLATHPQHELARRQMSGFGGLLTFELKGGLEAGRRFIERLTVPDNASSLGGVNSVVMQPAALFGNRLSEDDLRKQGIAPGMIRFATGIEPTGALLEDVGQALS, encoded by the coding sequence ATGGAGACCTCCGATCGCGCCCTGGCGATGCATTTCCTTTGTGGGGATCGTGACTACGACGACGATACCGCGCTGACGCCCGCGCTGTCGCAATCCCTGAACTACCGGATTCTCGGCCCGGACCATTACGAGGAGATCTCGGCGCCCATGACGCCGAACTTCTACGCGCGCCGCGGCAATCCCAACAGCCAGCGCCTTGCGCGGCTGCTGGCTGCGGCCGAGGGGGTCGAGGAGGGCATGATCTTCGCCTCGGGAATGGCTGCGATCTCCACGACCATGATGGCGCTGCTTCAGGCCGGCGACCACGTCGTGGCCCAGACCGACCACTATATCGGCACCAACGAGATGACGAACACCGTCCTGCCGTCCTACGGGGTGGAGTCCACGGTGGTCGACCAGACCTCGGTGGAGGCCTTCGAACGGGCGATCAGGCCGAACACCAAGCTGATCATGCTGGAGACGCCGGCCAATCCGCTGATGACCGTGACCGACCTCTCCGCGGTGGCGGCGCTGGCGCGCGACAGGGGCATCCTCACCTTCTGCGACAACACCTTCGCAACGCCCATCAATCAGCGCCCCGCGTCGCACGGTGTCGACATCGTGATGCACAGCATCTCCAAATATATCGGCGGGCATCACGACCTGCTCGGCGGTGCCGTCCTGTCGTCGCGGGAGATCATGGAACGGATCTGGGATCGCAGCATGGTCCTCGGCAGCGCCGGGGCGCCCTTCAATTCGTGGCTCGCCCTGCGCGGATTGCGCACCCTCGAGCTGCGGATCGAGAGGCACAATGCGAACGCCCTCGCGCTCGCGGAGATGCTGGACACTCACAGCGCCGTTTCCCGCGTCTTCTATCCCGGTCTTGCGACGCATCCCCAGCACGAGCTCGCCAGGCGGCAGATGTCGGGCTTCGGCGGCCTGCTCACCTTCGAGCTCAAGGGCGGGCTGGAGGCGGGGCGGCGCTTCATCGAGCGTCTGACGGTGCCCGACAACGCCAGCAGCCTGGGCGGTGTGAACTCCGTGGTGATGCAGCCCGCCGCGTTGTTCGGCAACCGGCTGTCGGAGGACGACCTCCGCAAGCAGGGCATCGCTCCCGGGATGATCCGCTTCGCAACCGGCATCGAGCCCACCGGCGCGTTGCTGGAGGATGTCGGCCAGGCCCTGTCGTGA
- a CDS encoding amino acid ABC transporter permease → MAHTALTIATDRIRLPHLLSDTRYRDKTLQAIAAVLILTVLGWLISNTLTNMAALGKPISFGFLFDKAGYDINQSLIPYSPESSHLRAALTGLVNTLVVAAMGCATATVLGLFIGIARLSPNRPLAGLARVYVEVFRNVPVLLWLLLIFALITEALPPPSAFRGADHTATMWLSDSIAVTNRGVFVPSLSFTTPGGAWMLVAAIIGAGACSFALARVADRRQRATGRRPGTWLPALGIWIALVGLAVVWSGPALTVPELKGFNFRGGVHLRNSLIALWLALSLYTAAFVAEIVRSGIAAVAEGQKEAAASLGLSPGQTMRLVVLPQAQRVIIPPLISQYLSLTKNSSLAIAVGYMDLTGTLMGITLNQTGRELEAVLLGMGFYLSVSAGVSVALNWYNARVQWKER, encoded by the coding sequence ATGGCTCATACGGCACTTACCATCGCAACGGACAGGATACGGCTGCCCCACCTGCTGTCGGACACGCGCTATCGTGACAAGACGCTGCAGGCGATCGCGGCCGTCCTCATCCTGACCGTTCTGGGCTGGCTGATCTCCAACACGCTCACCAATATGGCCGCGCTCGGCAAGCCGATCTCCTTCGGCTTTCTCTTCGACAAGGCCGGCTACGACATCAACCAGAGCCTGATCCCCTACAGTCCCGAGAGCAGCCATCTGCGCGCGGCGCTCACAGGCCTCGTGAACACTCTGGTCGTGGCTGCCATGGGGTGTGCGACCGCCACGGTCCTGGGCCTGTTCATCGGCATTGCGCGCCTGAGCCCGAACCGCCCGCTTGCAGGCCTCGCCCGCGTCTATGTGGAGGTGTTCCGCAACGTGCCGGTGCTGCTCTGGCTGCTTCTCATCTTCGCGCTGATCACGGAGGCCCTGCCGCCCCCGAGCGCCTTCCGGGGCGCGGACCACACGGCCACCATGTGGCTGTCCGACAGCATCGCCGTGACCAATCGCGGCGTCTTCGTGCCGAGCCTGTCGTTCACGACGCCCGGCGGTGCCTGGATGCTCGTCGCCGCGATCATCGGTGCGGGCGCCTGCTCCTTCGCCCTGGCCCGTGTCGCCGACCGCCGCCAGCGGGCCACTGGCCGGCGCCCCGGCACATGGCTGCCGGCGCTCGGCATCTGGATCGCGCTTGTGGGGCTCGCGGTCGTGTGGAGTGGTCCGGCCCTGACCGTGCCGGAGCTGAAGGGGTTCAACTTCAGGGGCGGCGTGCATCTGCGCAACTCGCTGATCGCCCTGTGGCTTGCGCTTTCGCTCTACACGGCGGCCTTCGTGGCCGAAATCGTCCGGTCCGGGATCGCCGCGGTGGCAGAGGGGCAGAAGGAAGCAGCGGCCTCGCTCGGCCTTTCCCCCGGCCAGACCATGCGGCTGGTCGTCCTGCCGCAGGCCCAGCGGGTGATCATACCGCCGCTGATCTCGCAATATCTGAGCCTGACGAAGAACTCCTCGCTCGCCATCGCCGTCGGCTACATGGATCTCACCGGCACGCTGATGGGGATCACCCTGAACCAGACGGGCCGGGAACTGGAGGCCGTGCTGCTTGGAATGGGGTTCTATCTCTCCGTTTCCGCCGGCGTGTCCGTGGCGCTCAACTGGTACAACGCCCGCGTCCAATGGAAGGAGCGCTGA
- a CDS encoding aldehyde dehydrogenase family protein, translated as MDRDRVDRVVARARDGLRAVRSAPAHARADWLSAAAGIVARGRETFAATIVAEGIKTIREARGEVDRAVGTLRLSAEEAGRIPGETMDFSADPRGTGRWGWIERQPMGVVVAIAPFNDPLNLVAHKVGPALAAGNAVIVKPHPRTPGPARMLRDALLEAGAPHEAVTVFEGGIEETGYLAGHPGTDMVSLTGGRDAGRAVSRAAAGKPVALELGGVAVTILHRDADLDLAIPRIVSGMFSAAGQNCVHVQRLLVDRTLLDDVLDRIGPATKALRTGDPGEESTDMGPVADDAAAQRCRQFVEDALEKGASLVAGGGARGLHVEPTLLLAPEPDARIVREEVFGPVSSIEPVGDLEEALQKARLSGPAIAAAVFTRSLDVPRRLRSLPVGQIVVNDSTDFRLDALPFGGPGAAGLGREGVREAVIAMSQPQVVCVA; from the coding sequence GTGGATCGGGACAGGGTGGACAGGGTCGTCGCAAGGGCCCGCGACGGTTTGCGGGCGGTCCGGTCGGCTCCTGCCCATGCGCGGGCGGACTGGCTGTCGGCGGCGGCGGGCATCGTCGCCCGCGGCAGGGAGACATTCGCGGCAACGATCGTCGCGGAGGGGATCAAGACCATCCGCGAAGCCCGCGGCGAGGTCGACCGGGCCGTCGGGACATTGCGGTTGAGCGCGGAGGAAGCCGGACGGATTCCCGGAGAGACGATGGACTTCTCCGCGGACCCGCGCGGCACCGGGCGTTGGGGCTGGATCGAAAGGCAGCCCATGGGCGTCGTGGTCGCGATCGCGCCGTTCAACGATCCGCTGAATCTGGTCGCACACAAGGTCGGCCCCGCGCTCGCGGCCGGCAATGCGGTGATCGTGAAGCCGCATCCGCGCACGCCCGGGCCCGCAAGGATGCTGCGCGACGCGCTACTCGAGGCGGGCGCACCCCATGAGGCGGTGACGGTCTTCGAAGGCGGTATCGAGGAAACCGGATATCTCGCCGGACATCCCGGAACCGACATGGTGAGCCTCACCGGCGGCCGCGATGCGGGGCGGGCCGTGTCCCGTGCGGCGGCCGGAAAGCCGGTGGCGCTCGAACTCGGCGGGGTCGCGGTCACCATTCTCCACCGCGACGCCGATCTCGACCTCGCCATTCCGCGCATCGTCTCGGGGATGTTCAGTGCGGCGGGGCAGAATTGCGTTCATGTCCAGCGGCTTCTGGTGGACCGGACGCTCCTGGACGACGTGCTGGACCGGATCGGCCCGGCCACAAAGGCGTTGCGGACCGGGGATCCCGGTGAGGAGTCCACCGATATGGGGCCGGTCGCCGACGACGCTGCCGCGCAGCGGTGCCGCCAGTTCGTCGAGGACGCGCTGGAGAAGGGGGCAAGCCTGGTCGCGGGCGGTGGCGCGCGGGGGCTGCATGTCGAGCCGACCTTGCTTCTGGCGCCGGAGCCGGACGCCCGGATCGTGCGCGAGGAGGTCTTCGGGCCCGTTTCCTCCATCGAGCCGGTCGGCGATCTGGAGGAGGCGCTGCAGAAGGCTCGCCTGTCCGGGCCCGCAATTGCCGCGGCGGTGTTCACCCGGAGCCTCGACGTGCCGCGGCGCCTGCGGTCGTTGCCCGTCGGTCAGATCGTCGTGAATGACAGCACGGATTTCAGGCTGGATGCCCTGCCCTTCGGCGGGCCGGGCGCGGCGGGGCTCGGCCGCGAAGGCGTGAGGGAGGCCGTCATCGCCATGAGCCAGCCGCAGGTGGTTTGTGTGGCCTGA
- a CDS encoding PLP-dependent aminotransferase family protein has protein sequence MWIPDHLDPDGPRYLAVVKALEDDIANGRAVDGMALAPQRELAYQLGLSVGTVVRAYSVAQQRGLIAGEVGRGTFVKGRAGQAETRFFGDGSAHQDSRKAGTIDLSVNVAPPLRQAERVGNALRAVANATELPQMLRYGVHLGADGQRRALAEWLDRTSAGRYAPSTDRIAICIGAQQAIWAVCSSVLRPGQTILAEAVTFAGIKSVAGLLGANLCGVDMDEHGLIPEALEEACAKTQARALYLMPTLQNPTGTTMPEARRAEIAAIAQHHGLTVIEDDVYGFLAPDAPPPLASLLPDRTCYVSSFSKSVAPGLRAGFAVLPPALTRGVEAAMRASCWMSPLLTMETVCRLMRHDGLDGIVAQRREEARQRLEIAESVLSGLFPKIDWRKARFHLWLATRDWVEAEQVVRRAMEAGVLIAPPDAVATERASPPGIRLCLGSPPDTGDLRSALMTVRAAFEAGDPATQICSTI, from the coding sequence ATGTGGATACCCGATCATCTGGACCCCGACGGGCCGCGCTACCTCGCCGTCGTGAAGGCCCTGGAAGACGACATCGCCAATGGCCGCGCCGTCGACGGCATGGCCCTCGCGCCCCAGCGCGAGCTCGCCTATCAGCTCGGATTGAGCGTCGGCACGGTCGTCAGGGCCTATTCGGTCGCCCAGCAGCGCGGGCTGATCGCGGGCGAAGTCGGCCGCGGCACCTTCGTGAAGGGGCGGGCCGGACAGGCCGAGACGCGCTTCTTCGGCGACGGTTCGGCGCATCAGGACAGCCGCAAGGCCGGCACGATCGACCTGTCGGTGAACGTGGCCCCGCCCCTGCGCCAGGCGGAGCGGGTGGGAAATGCCCTGCGCGCCGTGGCCAACGCCACCGAACTGCCGCAGATGCTGCGCTATGGCGTCCATCTCGGCGCAGACGGCCAGCGCCGCGCGCTGGCGGAGTGGCTGGACCGGACGAGCGCGGGGCGATACGCGCCCTCCACCGACCGGATCGCCATCTGCATCGGCGCGCAGCAGGCGATATGGGCCGTCTGTTCCAGCGTGCTTCGCCCCGGCCAGACGATCCTCGCCGAAGCGGTGACCTTCGCGGGCATCAAGTCCGTCGCCGGACTGCTGGGCGCAAATCTCTGCGGTGTGGATATGGACGAGCACGGCCTGATACCGGAGGCCCTCGAGGAGGCCTGCGCGAAGACACAGGCACGCGCGCTCTACCTCATGCCCACATTGCAGAACCCGACCGGAACCACCATGCCGGAGGCACGGCGCGCGGAGATCGCCGCCATTGCACAGCACCACGGCCTGACCGTGATCGAGGACGACGTCTACGGATTCCTGGCGCCGGACGCACCGCCCCCTCTGGCCTCTCTCCTGCCGGACCGGACCTGCTATGTCAGCAGCTTTTCCAAGTCCGTCGCACCCGGCCTGCGGGCGGGCTTCGCCGTGCTTCCCCCCGCGCTGACGCGGGGCGTGGAGGCGGCCATGCGCGCCTCCTGCTGGATGAGCCCGCTCCTGACGATGGAGACCGTGTGCCGGCTCATGCGCCATGACGGGCTCGACGGGATTGTCGCGCAGCGCCGCGAGGAGGCCCGCCAGCGCCTCGAGATCGCCGAGAGCGTTCTTTCAGGGCTGTTTCCCAAGATCGACTGGCGCAAAGCCCGGTTTCACCTGTGGCTTGCGACCCGGGATTGGGTAGAGGCCGAACAGGTCGTCCGGCGTGCCATGGAGGCCGGCGTCCTCATTGCCCCGCCGGATGCGGTGGCGACGGAACGGGCCTCGCCCCCCGGCATTCGCCTTTGTCTGGGAAGCCCGCCGGATACGGGCGACCTCCGCTCCGCTCTCATGACGGTCCGCGCCGCCTTCGAGGCCGGAGATCCCGCCACGCAGATCTGCTCCACCATCTAG